The proteins below come from a single Aegilops tauschii subsp. strangulata cultivar AL8/78 chromosome 6, Aet v6.0, whole genome shotgun sequence genomic window:
- the LOC109751365 gene encoding serine/threonine-protein kinase RIPK, with translation MRAFLKGCFYPRGGATDPAAVADGDEATTATAKATAPPRASTKKPKKKSMRRAPSATARLRTLSFDDLSRTLASSGMHAFTVAELRAATRNFSGSHFIGEGGFGPVYKGFLDDKVVPGMQPQHVAVKYLDAEGPQGHREWLAEVVYLGMQLSHPHLVKLVGYCYQEHHRMLVYEYMARGSLEHHLFKNLLASLPWATRLKIAVGAAKGLAFLHEAETPVIYRDFKASNILLESDYTAKLSDFGLAKEGPSGDDTHVSTRVMGTHGYAAPEYILTGHLTARSDVYSFGVVLLELLTGRRSVDKRRRGREQNLVDWARPYLRRPDKLHRVMDPSLEGSYSAEAAAKAATVAYNCLHSVPKNRPTMREVVDSLEPLMRMSRDVPAGLFVYTAPSEPSPAAKVVADKADKAAEAGEEAKDGGASAAAAAARKKCQRSAVNAESAAPKYASSVAGNESRGSPRQRRDRGA, from the exons ATGAGGGCGTTCCTGAAGGGCTGCTTCTACCCGCGCGGCGGCGCCACGGacccggcggcggtggcggacggCGACGAGGCGACCACGGCCACGGCCAAGGCCACGGCGCCGCCGAGGGCGTCCACCAAGAAACCCAAGAAGAAGTCGATGCGGCGGGCGCCGAGCGCGACGGCGCGGCTGCGGACGCTCTCCTTCGACGACCTGTCCCGCACGCTGGCCTCGTCGGGGATGCACGCCTTCACCGTCGCCGAGCTGCGGGCCGCCACGCGCAACTTCTCCGGCAGCCACTTCATCGGGGAGGGCGGGTTCGGGCCGGTCTACAAGGGCTTCCTCGACGACAAGGTGGTGCCGGGGATGCAGCCGCAGCACGTGGCCGTCAAGTACCTGGACGCCGAGGGCCCCCAGGGCCACCGCGAGTGGCTCGCCGAGGTCGTCTACCTCGGCATGCAGCTCAGCCACCCGCACCTGGTGAAGCTCGTCGGCTACTGCTACCAGGAGCACCACCGCATGCTGGTGTACGAGTACATGGCCCGCGGCAGCCTCGAGCACCACCTCTTCAAGA ATCTGCTGGCGAGCTTGCCGTGGGCGACGAGGCTGAAGATCGCGGTGGGGGCGGCCAAGGGGCTGGCGTTCCTGCACGAGGCGGAGACGCCGGTCATCTACCGGGACTTCAAGGCCTCCAACATCCTGCTCGAATCG GACTACACGGCGAAGCTGTCGGACTTCGGGCTGGCGAAGGAGGGCCCGTCGGGGGACGACACGCACGTGTCGACGCGCGTCATGGGCACGCACGGCTACGCGGCGCCGGAGTACATCCTCACGGGCCACCTCACGGCGAGGAGCGACGTGTACAGCTTCGGGGTGGTGCTGCTGGAGCTGCTCACGGGCCGTCGGAGCGTCGACAAGCGCCGCCGCGGCCGCGAGCAGAACCTCGTCGACTGGGCCCGGCCCTACCTGCGGCGGCCGGACAAGCTGCACCGCGTCATGGACCCCAGCCTCGAGGGCAGCTACTCCGCCGAGGCCGCCGCCAAGGCCGCCACGGTGGCGTACAACTGCCTGCACAGCGTGCCCAAGAACCGCCCCACCATGCGCGAGGTCGTCGACTCGCTCGAGCCGCTCATGCGCATGTCCCGCGACGTGCCCGCCGGGCTGTTCGTCTACACCGCGCCGTCGGAGCCGTCGCCGGCGGCCAAGGTCGTCGCCGACAAGGCCGATAAGGCCGCGGAGGCCGGCGAGGAGGCCAAGGACGGCGGCGCTagcgcagcggcggcggcggccaggaAGAAGTGCCAGCGCTCGGCCGTGAACGCCGAGAGCGCGGCGCCGAAGTACGCGAGCTCGGTGGCGGGGAACGAGAGCCGGGGCTCGCCGAGGCAGAGAAGGGACAGAGGGGCGTGA